One Terriglobales bacterium DNA window includes the following coding sequences:
- a CDS encoding acyloxyacyl hydrolase, translated as MKTVACLALLLAATVVAAQDAPSVLARKGTWEFGPWVGGGTSVPGGVSDTSFFNAGFRVGRVMSGQHLPGFLRGNLELAGEFIPAYVVFQDNTVYGFGFTPALFKWNFTSKRRVVPYFEAGSGLLFTRSSVPAFTSQVNFTPQAAFGLQFLTREKRAWSVAARYVHISNAGLESPNPGINSVQFTLGYSWLR; from the coding sequence ATGAAGACAGTCGCCTGCCTCGCCCTGCTCCTCGCCGCTACCGTGGTTGCTGCCCAGGACGCACCCTCGGTTCTGGCGCGAAAAGGAACCTGGGAATTCGGTCCCTGGGTCGGAGGTGGCACCAGCGTGCCCGGAGGCGTCTCGGACACCAGCTTCTTCAACGCCGGCTTCCGGGTGGGCCGCGTCATGAGCGGCCAGCACCTCCCTGGCTTCCTGCGTGGCAATCTCGAGCTGGCAGGTGAGTTCATCCCGGCCTACGTCGTCTTCCAGGACAACACCGTCTACGGTTTTGGCTTCACGCCCGCGCTGTTCAAGTGGAACTTCACCAGCAAGCGCCGGGTCGTCCCCTATTTCGAAGCCGGCAGCGGCCTGTTGTTCACCCGCAGCAGCGTACCCGCCTTCACCAGCCAGGTGAACTTCACGCCTCAGGCGGCCTTCGGTCTGCAGTTCCTCACCCGCGAGAAGCGTGCCTGGAGCGTGGCGGCCCGCTACGTGCACATCTCCAACGCCGGCCTGGAATCGCCCAACCCGGGTATCAACAGTGTCCAGTTCACGCTCGGCTACTCGTGGCTTAGATAG
- the ftcD gene encoding glutamate formimidoyltransferase → MSTLVECVPNFSEGRDRAKVDAIIEAMKREGVYLLDREMDADHNRCVITLVGDREAIAEAAICGVGKAAELIDLNQHRGEHPRLGAADVIPFIPIEGVTLEDCVAIARHVGQEIWKRYQIPVYLYEAAATVPERANLENIRRGQFEVVREEIATNPARRPDYGESRLHPTAGATVVGARKFLIAYNIYLNTADVNVAKKVAKAVRFSTGGLRYVKAAGFLVRNLAQVSMNLTDFEQTPIARVFEFVRREAARYGATPVSSEIVGLIPKRALENAAEWFLQIGNFDSSLILENRLNAVMGGKIAVGGLRAGVEPFVEQLAAPTATPGGGSAAAAAGAMAAALAHMVAAMSRGKKAYLQYEARLSEAIARLSRLREELKAAIDADAESYEQVMKAYQAAKSSSDGDAVIVTALKSATSVPLEVARRAREVATLVTELGPITNPNMASDLTTATALARAAIEGALANVEINLQSLGEKDSSFTAETRRRTEQLRS, encoded by the coding sequence ATGTCCACGCTGGTCGAATGCGTGCCCAACTTCTCGGAAGGCCGGGACCGGGCCAAAGTGGATGCCATCATCGAGGCCATGAAGCGGGAGGGTGTCTACCTCCTCGACCGCGAGATGGACGCCGACCATAACCGCTGCGTCATCACCCTGGTGGGCGACCGCGAGGCCATCGCGGAAGCCGCCATCTGCGGTGTGGGCAAGGCCGCCGAGCTCATCGACCTGAACCAGCATCGCGGCGAGCATCCCCGGCTGGGGGCCGCCGACGTGATTCCCTTCATTCCCATCGAAGGCGTCACGCTCGAGGACTGCGTCGCCATCGCTCGCCACGTCGGCCAGGAGATCTGGAAGCGCTATCAGATCCCCGTCTATCTCTACGAGGCCGCGGCCACCGTCCCCGAGCGCGCCAATCTGGAGAACATCCGCCGCGGGCAGTTTGAAGTTGTTCGCGAGGAGATCGCTACCAACCCCGCCCGCCGTCCGGACTACGGCGAGTCCCGCCTCCATCCCACCGCCGGAGCCACGGTGGTGGGTGCGCGCAAGTTTCTGATCGCCTACAACATCTATCTCAACACCGCCGACGTGAATGTCGCCAAGAAGGTCGCCAAGGCGGTTCGCTTTTCCACCGGCGGCCTGCGCTACGTCAAGGCGGCGGGGTTCCTGGTGCGCAACCTCGCCCAGGTTTCCATGAATCTCACCGACTTCGAGCAGACACCCATCGCCCGCGTGTTCGAGTTCGTGCGGCGCGAAGCGGCCCGCTACGGCGCCACGCCCGTTTCCAGCGAGATCGTCGGCCTCATCCCCAAGCGGGCGCTGGAGAACGCCGCCGAGTGGTTCCTGCAGATCGGCAACTTCGATTCCTCGCTCATCCTGGAGAATCGCCTGAACGCGGTCATGGGCGGCAAGATCGCGGTCGGGGGCTTGCGCGCCGGAGTCGAACCCTTCGTCGAACAACTCGCGGCCCCTACTGCGACCCCGGGCGGGGGAAGCGCCGCCGCCGCGGCCGGGGCCATGGCCGCCGCTCTGGCTCACATGGTGGCAGCCATGTCGCGCGGCAAGAAGGCCTACCTGCAGTACGAAGCCCGCCTCAGCGAGGCCATCGCCCGCCTGTCTCGCCTCCGCGAAGAGCTCAAGGCCGCCATTGACGCCGATGCCGAATCCTATGAGCAGGTCATGAAGGCCTATCAGGCGGCCAAGTCATCTTCGGATGGCGATGCCGTCATCGTTACTGCGCTCAAGAGCGCAACCAGTGTTCCGCTCGAGGTCGCTCGCCGGGCAAGGGAAGTCGCCACCCTGGTTACGGAACTCGGGCCCATCACCAACCCCAACATGGCTTCGGACCTCACCACGGCCACTGCGCTGGCTCGGGCTGCTATCGAAGGTGCGCTGGCCAACGTGGAAATCAATCTGCAATCCTTGGGTGAGAAGGATTCCTCCTTCACCGCCGAGACCCGACGGCGAACCGAACAGCTCCGGTCCTGA
- a CDS encoding ArsI/CadI family heavy metal resistance metalloenzyme → METKLHVSLDVVNLEKSVRFYTALFGAQPTKLKPGYAKFDLASPAVNLTMQEKEHCCLQGLNHLGIRVDSVEEVLEYKRRLSEAGIKTAEEMNTTCCYALQDKIWATDPSGYRWEVYVFKGDAQEAEGPKDVRKEFEKACCV, encoded by the coding sequence GTGGAAACCAAGCTGCACGTTTCACTGGACGTGGTAAACCTGGAGAAGTCGGTACGGTTTTACACGGCGCTGTTCGGCGCCCAACCCACCAAGCTGAAACCCGGGTACGCCAAGTTCGACTTGGCTTCGCCGGCCGTCAACCTGACCATGCAGGAAAAGGAGCATTGCTGCCTGCAGGGCCTGAACCATCTGGGCATCCGCGTGGATTCGGTCGAGGAAGTGCTGGAGTACAAGCGGAGGCTCTCCGAGGCCGGCATCAAGACCGCGGAGGAGATGAACACTACCTGCTGCTATGCCTTGCAGGACAAGATTTGGGCGACGGACCCCTCCGGGTACCGGTGGGAGGTCTATGTTTTCAAGGGCGACGCGCAGGAGGCCGAAGGCCCGAAGGACGTCCGGAAGGAATTTGAAAAGGCATGCTGTGTGTGA
- the arsM gene encoding arsenite methyltransferase, with protein sequence MSTAKDVGGTAASQERDHLVEAVRARYGNIAREKSGCGCSPSAGPAAIGYSAEDLASAGSANLGLGCGNPLALAAIQPGMTVLDLGSGAGFDAFLAQKQVGPSGRVIGVDMTEEMLNLARENARRLGADNVEFRKGYIEHLPLEDDAVDLAISNCVINLSADKPAVFRELFRVLKPGGQISISDIVLLRPLPEAIAADVNAYVGCIAGASLLGDYLDIAFQAGFRELSLPQITSGRDLLHALTPGEQASAVEQRFGAEALREAAAAVVSAKLHGRKPRNS encoded by the coding sequence ATGAGTACGGCGAAGGATGTGGGCGGCACGGCAGCCTCCCAGGAGAGAGATCACCTGGTAGAAGCGGTACGCGCGCGTTACGGGAACATCGCCCGCGAGAAGAGCGGCTGTGGATGTTCGCCCTCGGCCGGGCCGGCGGCCATCGGATACTCGGCTGAGGATCTGGCGTCCGCGGGCAGCGCCAACCTGGGACTGGGATGCGGCAACCCTTTGGCGCTGGCGGCGATCCAGCCCGGGATGACGGTGCTCGACCTGGGCAGCGGAGCGGGCTTTGACGCATTCCTCGCTCAGAAGCAGGTGGGGCCGAGCGGGCGGGTGATCGGCGTCGACATGACCGAGGAGATGCTGAACCTGGCGCGGGAAAACGCGCGCCGCCTGGGCGCCGACAATGTCGAGTTCCGCAAAGGCTATATCGAGCACTTGCCGTTGGAAGATGACGCCGTCGACCTCGCCATCAGCAACTGCGTCATCAATCTGAGCGCCGACAAGCCGGCGGTATTCCGTGAATTGTTCCGCGTGCTCAAGCCGGGCGGTCAGATTTCCATCAGCGACATCGTGCTCCTGCGGCCCTTGCCGGAAGCCATCGCCGCGGACGTGAACGCCTACGTGGGCTGCATCGCCGGGGCGAGCCTGCTGGGGGATTATCTGGACATCGCCTTCCAGGCCGGCTTCCGCGAGCTTTCCCTGCCCCAGATCACCAGCGGACGGGACTTGCTGCATGCCCTCACACCCGGAGAGCAGGCGAGCGCGGTGGAACAACGCTTCGGGGCGGAAGCTCTGCGCGAGGCGGCGGCCGCGGTGGTCTCAGCCAAGCTGCACGGACGCAAACCCAGAAACAGTTGA
- a CDS encoding metalloregulator ArsR/SmtB family transcription factor, translated as MAKTANMVAEVFDALADPTRRKILKALKEKGCCSIGKPFGMCACDIEQKVALSQPTVSHHMSVLRKAGLVEAEKFGQWMWYRRNEKALKEFAEALAQEL; from the coding sequence ATGGCAAAGACAGCCAACATGGTGGCGGAGGTGTTCGACGCGCTGGCCGATCCCACGCGGCGAAAGATCCTGAAGGCGCTCAAGGAGAAGGGCTGCTGCTCGATCGGCAAGCCGTTCGGGATGTGCGCCTGCGACATCGAGCAGAAGGTGGCATTGTCGCAGCCGACGGTGTCGCATCACATGTCCGTTCTGAGGAAGGCGGGGTTGGTGGAAGCCGAGAAATTCGGGCAGTGGATGTGGTACCGGCGCAATGAGAAAGCACTGAAGGAATTTGCGGAAGCGCTGGCGCAGGAGCTGTGA